A single region of the Acidobacteriota bacterium genome encodes:
- a CDS encoding HAMP domain-containing protein, translating into MVDSVRTKLTLWYVGVLALVLLAFSTGVYALAARKLNARLDAGLRTTVEGTARLFVHEKEEGSTDEHAAASAFRKYYYPRQAVAVFDQAGRLVKEQPLGEIHATLPANPAALDRAGLQFFQQSEEHSGADDGLRMAVQRLPSGPSSAVFLVVGQSASEVVDDLELLGGILAAAAPLALLLVAAGGWFLARRALTPVVAMSEQARQISSENLAERLPVANARDELGQLAETFNEMLARLQSAFEQQRSFMADASHELRTPLSVIHTAAQVTLELPHRQEEEYRDALRLIDGHTTRLSRIVADMFTLARADAGRRPLQPTEFYLDELVGETVQAARLLAARKNIRVEWSEPGETRFRGDEDLLRQLLLNLLDNAIKFTPVDGAIRVYLTRQAAACEIAVSDTGAGIATEVQPQIFERFFRVDKARARADNGAGSGAGLGLSIARWIAEAHAGSLELRRSDQQGSTFAVRLPTPSSP; encoded by the coding sequence ATGGTTGATTCCGTCCGTACCAAATTGACTTTGTGGTATGTCGGCGTGCTGGCGCTGGTGCTGCTCGCCTTCAGCACGGGCGTGTATGCGCTGGCGGCGCGCAAGCTGAATGCGCGCCTTGATGCGGGTTTGCGCACGACGGTGGAAGGCACGGCGCGGCTCTTCGTTCACGAAAAGGAAGAGGGCAGCACTGACGAACACGCGGCGGCGAGCGCCTTTCGCAAATACTATTACCCGCGCCAGGCCGTGGCGGTTTTCGATCAGGCGGGCCGGTTGGTGAAAGAGCAACCGCTCGGTGAAATTCACGCGACGTTGCCGGCGAATCCCGCCGCGCTTGACCGCGCCGGGCTGCAATTTTTTCAGCAATCCGAAGAGCATTCCGGCGCGGATGATGGGTTGCGCATGGCGGTGCAACGCTTGCCGTCCGGGCCGTCCAGTGCGGTCTTTCTGGTCGTCGGCCAGTCTGCCAGCGAGGTGGTTGACGATCTGGAATTGCTGGGCGGCATTTTGGCGGCGGCGGCCCCACTGGCGCTGTTATTGGTCGCGGCGGGCGGCTGGTTTCTGGCGCGCCGCGCGCTGACCCCCGTGGTGGCGATGTCGGAGCAGGCGCGGCAAATCAGCAGCGAAAATTTGGCCGAGCGGTTGCCAGTGGCGAATGCGCGCGATGAATTGGGCCAACTGGCCGAAACCTTCAACGAAATGCTGGCGCGGCTACAATCCGCCTTTGAGCAGCAGCGCAGCTTTATGGCCGATGCCTCGCACGAATTGCGCACGCCCCTGTCGGTGATTCACACGGCGGCGCAAGTCACACTGGAGCTGCCGCATCGCCAGGAAGAAGAGTATCGCGACGCCTTGCGGTTGATTGACGGTCACACCACGCGCCTGTCCCGCATCGTGGCCGATATGTTCACGTTGGCGCGCGCCGACGCGGGCCGCCGTCCGTTGCAGCCGACCGAATTTTATCTGGATGAACTGGTGGGCGAGACCGTGCAGGCCGCGCGCCTGCTGGCGGCGCGCAAAAACATCCGCGTCGAATGGAGCGAACCCGGCGAGACGCGCTTTCGCGGCGACGAAGATTTGCTGCGCCAGTTATTGCTGAACCTGCTGGATAACGCGATCAAGTTCACGCCCGTGGATGGCGCGATTCGCGTTTATCTGACCCGGCAGGCGGCGGCCTGCGAAATCGCTGTGAGCGACACCGGCGCGGGCATCGCAACAGAAGTTCAGCCGCAAATCTTTGAACGCTTTTTTCGCGTAGACAAAGCCCGCGCCCGCGCTGACAATGGCGCGGGCAGCGGCGCCGGGCTGGGCCTTTCGATTGCGCGTTGGATTGCCGAAGCCCACGCCGGCAGTTTGGAACTGCGCCGCTCTGATCAACAAGGCAGCACCTTTGCAGTGCGCTTACCCACACCGTCATCCCCATAG
- a CDS encoding MoaD/ThiS family protein, translating into MAQTVIIPTPLRKFTNDTELVEVEGATVGDVFQQLETRFPGIQARLCDDTGELRRFINVYVDGEDIRFLERLQTPVGARAEISIVPAIAGG; encoded by the coding sequence ATGGCCCAAACCGTCATCATTCCAACCCCGCTCCGCAAATTCACCAACGACACCGAACTGGTCGAAGTCGAAGGCGCCACCGTCGGCGACGTCTTCCAACAACTGGAAACCCGCTTCCCCGGCATCCAAGCGCGCCTCTGCGACGATACCGGCGAGTTGCGCCGCTTCATCAACGTTTATGTAGACGGCGAAGACATCCGCTTTCTGGAGCGGCTGCAAACGCCAGTTGGCGCACGTGCCGAAATTTCCATCGTGCCTGCGATTGCGGGCGGCTGA
- a CDS encoding mandelate racemase/muconate lactonizing enzyme family protein: MRITGIKVYRVELPLHEGSYKWSGGRSVDVFDSTVVELLTDAGLNGYGEVCPLGPAYLPAYAAGARTGIAEIAPHLLGLDPTQLSLINRSMDQALRGHPYVKSALDMACWDLLGKASGQPLVTLLGGRYGADFALYRAISQDAPAAMAANVGKYRAEGYTKFQLKSGSDVATDIARIHAVAAELQPGDVLVADANCGWTQHEAMCVADGVRDANVYIEQPCLSYEECLVIRRHTNRPFVLDEVVDDLKMVVRGYGDQAMDVINLKISKVGGLTKARQIRDLCVSLGIAMTIEDTWGGDIITAAIAHLAHSTPPEYLFSATDFNSYVTVSIAAGAPQRQHGRLAASTQPGLGVELRRAVLGAPVLSFG; the protein is encoded by the coding sequence ATGCGCATCACTGGTATCAAGGTTTATCGCGTCGAATTACCGCTGCACGAAGGCAGCTACAAATGGTCGGGCGGTCGCAGCGTGGATGTCTTCGATTCGACCGTCGTCGAGTTGCTGACGGACGCGGGCCTAAACGGCTACGGCGAAGTCTGCCCGCTTGGCCCAGCCTATTTGCCTGCCTACGCAGCGGGCGCGCGCACGGGTATCGCCGAAATCGCGCCGCACCTGCTGGGCCTCGATCCTACTCAACTGAGTTTGATCAATCGCAGCATGGATCAAGCCTTGCGCGGGCATCCTTATGTTAAATCGGCGCTCGATATGGCCTGCTGGGATTTGCTGGGCAAAGCCAGCGGCCAACCCCTCGTCACGTTGCTGGGCGGACGTTACGGCGCGGACTTCGCGTTGTACCGCGCCATTTCGCAAGACGCGCCTGCCGCGATGGCGGCCAACGTCGGCAAGTATCGCGCCGAGGGCTACACCAAATTCCAACTCAAATCGGGCAGCGACGTCGCCACCGACATCGCCCGCATCCACGCCGTCGCCGCCGAATTGCAGCCCGGCGATGTACTGGTGGCCGATGCCAACTGCGGCTGGACGCAACACGAAGCGATGTGCGTCGCCGATGGCGTGCGCGATGCGAATGTGTATATCGAGCAGCCCTGTCTGAGTTACGAGGAATGCCTCGTCATTCGGCGGCACACTAATCGGCCCTTCGTGCTGGACGAAGTCGTTGACGACCTGAAGATGGTCGTGCGCGGTTACGGCGATCAGGCGATGGATGTCATCAACCTGAAAATCTCCAAAGTCGGCGGCCTGACCAAAGCGCGCCAAATCCGCGACCTCTGTGTCTCGCTCGGCATCGCCATGACCATCGAAGACACCTGGGGCGGCGACATCATCACCGCCGCCATCGCGCACCTCGCCCACAGCACGCCGCCGGAATACCTGTTTTCGGCGACTGATTTCAACAGCTACGTCACGGTCAGCATTGCCGCAGGCGCGCCGCAACGGCAGCACGGACGTTTGGCGGCTTCGACACAGCCGGGGTTGGGGGTTGAGTTGCGTAGGGCAGTGTTGGGTGCGCCGGTGTTGTCGTTTGGGTGA
- a CDS encoding metallophosphoesterase, translating to MKFSMARRRFTFHLWPLALVLAGLAFVSYQFTRPAQRARAAASFSAAQPAQSATVRFIAFGDMGTGDADQYALAKQMTAWQTAHPFDTVLLLGDNIYPDGNPADLPAKFEKPYAELLQRGIRFQASLGNHDVKKGRAAQIGYPNFNMGGQAYYSFVKGTNADGKPLAEFFALDSNAMDAAQLNWFEGALKVSQAEWKLVFFHHPLYSSATTHGSDAALRAKLEPLFVRYGIVAAFSGHDHTYERTKPMQGVQYFVSGAGSGKLRRGDLNRKSQFFAAGNDENGSFLYVELTQAELNFQAVDVTGKVFDAGRLLPKLAPAPAAAPALALNTPVVLPNSLPEPATTRGVTKTTNVESAAPPVTAVSKPEKAKADKAPKASKPVNEESNGQPKLSADAAQTIALQQVPGTVESSELKRKDGQMIYAVKIRNGKDAAEVRINAEDGTVVRVKRK from the coding sequence ATGAAGTTTTCGATGGCGCGACGGCGCTTCACGTTCCACTTATGGCCGCTCGCTCTGGTGTTGGCCGGGCTGGCGTTTGTGTCGTACCAATTTACCCGTCCCGCTCAGCGCGCCCGCGCGGCGGCGTCTTTCTCAGCCGCGCAGCCTGCCCAAAGCGCCACGGTGCGCTTCATCGCTTTTGGCGACATGGGCACGGGTGACGCCGACCAATATGCGCTGGCAAAACAGATGACCGCCTGGCAAACGGCGCACCCCTTCGACACGGTCTTGCTGTTGGGCGACAACATTTACCCCGACGGCAATCCGGCGGATTTGCCCGCGAAGTTTGAAAAACCCTACGCCGAACTGTTGCAACGCGGCATCCGCTTTCAGGCTTCGCTCGGCAATCACGATGTGAAAAAGGGGCGCGCCGCCCAGATCGGCTACCCCAATTTCAACATGGGCGGCCAGGCGTATTACTCCTTCGTCAAAGGCACGAATGCTGACGGCAAACCGCTCGCCGAATTCTTTGCGCTCGATTCAAACGCGATGGACGCGGCGCAGTTGAATTGGTTTGAAGGCGCGTTGAAGGTTTCGCAAGCTGAGTGGAAGCTGGTGTTCTTTCATCACCCGCTCTATTCGTCCGCCACCACGCACGGTTCTGACGCGGCGCTGCGGGCGAAGCTGGAACCGCTCTTTGTGCGTTACGGCATCGTCGCGGCCTTCAGCGGACACGATCATACTTACGAGCGCACCAAACCCATGCAGGGCGTGCAGTACTTTGTTTCCGGCGCGGGCAGCGGCAAGTTGCGGCGTGGCGACCTGAATCGCAAGAGCCAGTTTTTTGCCGCCGGTAATGACGAAAACGGCAGCTTTCTGTATGTCGAACTCACGCAGGCCGAACTTAACTTTCAAGCCGTAGACGTCACCGGCAAGGTTTTTGACGCCGGCAGATTACTGCCCAAACTCGCTCCTGCTCCTGCTGCTGCTCCTGCTTTGGCGCTTAATACGCCGGTTGTTTTACCCAACTCTTTGCCCGAACCGGCTACCACGCGCGGCGTCACCAAAACTACGAATGTTGAATCTGCTGCGCCACCGGTTACCGCAGTCAGCAAGCCTGAGAAAGCCAAGGCTGACAAAGCGCCGAAAGCCAGCAAGCCTGTCAATGAAGAGAGCAACGGACAACCCAAACTGAGCGCCGATGCCGCCCAAACTATCGCCTTGCAACAAGTTCCCGGCACCGTGGAAAGCAGCGAATTGAAACGCAAAGACGGTCAGATGATTTACGCCGTCAAAATTCGCAACGGCAAAGACGCCGCCGAAGTACGCATCAATGCCGAAGACGGCACCGTCGTGCGCGTCAAACGCAAATAG
- a CDS encoding SUMF1/EgtB/PvdO family nonheme iron enzyme has translation MADQFNYDVFLSHSSKDKPLVRPLAERLRADGLRVWFDERDINPGSHWQSKIEEGLEQSRVLVVCVSENGSTSDWVKLEVGTFRRRDPLNREGRIILLRLDEAEIKGLLGEYHYINWLPEEQDYTKLLEALTGAGNKSAGNSVSEPLSVQRKSELAYLAWLKEEQLIYMDRYTPVSGGTQQQRRARARVPGSTVPFDKEQQTRPFADAVEEIQGLQNNSGRAVLLGDPGGGKTFILWKLAERLVEAARNDSAAPIPLLIRLGFWTKADQRLPEFMAAQLKGLGPHLKTLLEQKRAALLLDGLNEVPSAQRSGKANLIKQFIEDHESLLAVVSCRKEDYAPHTEFELGFDRLNILPLDALRIREFIERYLKEKAERFFWKLAGQDTRTYHDDFVAKVGVEHEEIFWLKDQLPDDLKWTYDWDNNNEYSRWQDWHGHRVRHCEQADSLLVLARNPYMLCMLVSVSDEKGDLPQNRGEVFRKFVEELLDREEVSASAREPLRAGLMQVAYKMQSQRALSGADGDTDKSNAATVLSNEDVRKILDEQSLKLAGSASLLSLGDEVRFTHQLLQEYFAAQHLKTIRAAGQRATELWPRERWWKRTNWEETAVLLAGLDSDDCSEVVEWIAAANPEVAAQCIVRSGAQTPEATRARLRDEWLKRLDKPELEPEPQARAAIGRALGQIVGLDNRPGVGLNSDHWPDITWIKIPGGEFQYGAEKQAGDPDWYEPAKPRPLKLATFWISRYPITYAQFRCFAEDNGYGDERWWDGLAADDDDRTPAEQSFKFDNHPRDTVNWYEAIAFCRWLSWRKGGGYDLQQIDEWKVRLPTEFEWEKAARGTDGRLYPYGNDFDASKGNVDKTGIGQTSAVGIFPDGMSFYEVEEMSGNVWEWCLSDYNKPQRDARKEKLDTDNTRVLRGGSWFFNVDNARSVYRYFSQPGGRNGDPGFRVVVVRPPS, from the coding sequence ATGGCCGACCAATTCAACTACGACGTTTTCCTGAGCCACAGTTCAAAAGACAAACCCCTCGTGCGCCCCCTCGCCGAACGCTTGCGGGCGGACGGGCTGCGCGTGTGGTTCGATGAGAGGGACATCAATCCCGGCAGCCATTGGCAGTCGAAAATTGAAGAAGGGCTGGAGCAGTCGCGCGTGCTGGTGGTGTGCGTGTCGGAGAACGGGAGCACCTCTGACTGGGTGAAGTTAGAGGTCGGCACGTTTCGACGTCGTGACCCGCTGAACAGGGAGGGCCGAATAATCCTCTTGCGGCTCGATGAAGCCGAAATCAAAGGCTTGCTGGGAGAGTACCATTACATCAACTGGCTGCCGGAAGAGCAGGATTATACGAAGCTGCTCGAAGCTTTGACTGGCGCGGGCAATAAATCCGCAGGCAATTCCGTTAGCGAGCCGCTGAGCGTGCAGCGCAAATCTGAACTGGCTTACCTCGCTTGGCTGAAAGAGGAACAGTTGATTTACATGGATAGATACACGCCAGTCAGCGGCGGCACGCAGCAACAGCGGCGCGCTCGGGCGCGCGTTCCCGGCAGCACGGTGCCGTTTGACAAGGAACAGCAAACGCGCCCGTTTGCAGACGCAGTCGAAGAAATTCAAGGTCTGCAAAACAACTCTGGCCGAGCCGTACTGCTGGGTGATCCAGGTGGCGGCAAGACGTTCATCCTCTGGAAGCTCGCGGAGCGTTTGGTCGAAGCTGCGCGCAATGACTCGGCGGCGCCGATCCCGCTGCTGATCCGGCTGGGCTTCTGGACAAAGGCTGACCAGCGCTTGCCCGAATTCATGGCCGCGCAATTAAAAGGTCTGGGCCCGCATCTCAAGACGTTGCTGGAGCAAAAACGCGCGGCGCTTTTGCTGGATGGACTGAACGAAGTGCCCAGCGCCCAACGCTCCGGCAAGGCCAATCTGATTAAGCAATTTATCGAAGACCACGAATCGTTGCTCGCCGTTGTCTCCTGCCGCAAAGAGGATTATGCGCCGCATACAGAATTCGAGTTGGGATTTGATCGCCTCAATATCCTTCCGCTCGATGCGCTGCGGATTCGTGAATTCATCGAGCGTTACTTGAAAGAGAAAGCCGAGAGGTTCTTCTGGAAGCTGGCCGGTCAAGACACGCGCACTTACCACGACGATTTCGTCGCCAAGGTCGGCGTTGAGCACGAAGAGATTTTCTGGCTCAAAGATCAACTGCCGGATGATTTGAAATGGACGTATGACTGGGACAACAACAATGAATACAGCCGCTGGCAAGACTGGCACGGACACCGCGTGCGACACTGCGAACAGGCCGACAGCCTGCTGGTGTTAGCGCGTAATCCCTATATGCTCTGCATGCTGGTCAGCGTCTCTGATGAAAAGGGCGACTTGCCGCAGAACCGGGGTGAAGTCTTCCGCAAGTTCGTCGAGGAGTTGTTGGACCGCGAAGAAGTGTCTGCCAGTGCGCGTGAGCCGCTGCGCGCGGGGCTGATGCAAGTCGCCTACAAGATGCAAAGCCAACGCGCGCTCAGCGGCGCGGATGGCGATACTGACAAAAGCAATGCGGCGACCGTGCTCTCAAATGAAGACGTCCGCAAAATCCTGGACGAACAATCGCTCAAACTGGCGGGCAGCGCCAGCTTGCTCAGCCTGGGCGATGAAGTACGTTTCACCCATCAACTGTTGCAGGAGTATTTCGCCGCGCAGCATCTGAAAACCATTCGAGCGGCGGGCCAGCGCGCGACCGAACTCTGGCCCCGTGAGCGTTGGTGGAAACGCACCAATTGGGAAGAAACCGCCGTGCTGCTGGCTGGGCTTGACAGCGATGATTGCTCTGAGGTCGTCGAATGGATCGCCGCCGCCAACCCGGAAGTCGCCGCGCAATGCATCGTGCGTAGCGGCGCGCAGACGCCTGAAGCCACGCGCGCCCGGTTGCGTGACGAATGGCTGAAACGGCTGGACAAGCCTGAACTCGAACCTGAACCGCAAGCCCGCGCCGCCATTGGGCGCGCCTTGGGGCAAATAGTCGGCTTGGACAATCGTCCGGGCGTGGGCCTAAACAGCGACCACTGGCCCGACATTACCTGGATCAAGATTCCCGGTGGCGAGTTTCAATACGGCGCGGAAAAGCAAGCTGGCGATCCCGACTGGTACGAGCCTGCCAAGCCGCGACCGCTGAAGCTGGCTACGTTTTGGATTAGCCGCTATCCGATCACTTATGCGCAGTTCCGCTGCTTTGCCGAAGACAATGGCTACGGCGATGAGCGTTGGTGGGATGGGTTAGCGGCGGATGATGATGACCGCACGCCCGCTGAGCAGTCCTTCAAATTCGACAATCATCCGCGCGACACGGTGAATTGGTATGAAGCCATCGCCTTTTGCCGCTGGCTGTCGTGGCGCAAGGGTGGTGGCTATGACTTGCAACAGATTGACGAATGGAAAGTGCGCTTGCCGACTGAGTTTGAATGGGAGAAGGCGGCACGCGGCACCGATGGCAGGCTTTATCCATACGGCAATGATTTCGATGCGTCGAAAGGCAACGTTGATAAAACTGGTATCGGCCAGACCAGCGCGGTGGGCATCTTCCCCGACGGCATGTCGTTTTATGAAGTGGAAGAAATGAGCGGCAATGTGTGGGAGTGGTGTTTGAGCGATTACAACAAGCCGCAGAGAGATGCGCGGAAAGAAAAACTGGATACGGACAACACTCGTGTCCTGCGGGGCGGCTCGTGGTTCTTCAATGTTGACAACGCGCGCTCTGTGTACCGCTACTTCTCTCAGCCCGGCGGCCGCAACGGCGATCCCGGTTTTCGGGTCGTGGTAGTGCGTCCCCCTTCTTAG